The following nucleotide sequence is from Citrus sinensis cultivar Valencia sweet orange chromosome 6, DVS_A1.0, whole genome shotgun sequence.
CGAGGCCGTGCACTATAGCCCGGGGGGGGGGGCTGACCCCCCAGCCTCACCCGCCCGAACCCCACCGAGCGCGCCAGCCGCCTCCCGATCCCACCCTGCGGTCCCCCCCGGAGGGCAAAAACCGGCAAGACGGCCTCGATCATGCCCATTTTTTTGAgatcaaaccgccgcgcggctactcCCCCATCCTgatgcccccggacccctggtcccgtgggaccaaacggaaacggaatcggaggccccgatcatgagttacggcccctTATTTGCGGACTCCGAGGCCGTGCGCTATAGCCCGCCAGGCCAACCCCCCGCCGGCCGCACCCAGGGCATGAACCACCCCCGGGGGGCCGAAACCGGCGAAACCGGCAAAACCGCCCCgatcatgcccatttttcggcgttcagaACGCCGCACGgtacccccccatcccgatgcccccggacccctggtcCTGTGGGACcagacggaaacggaatcggaggcccggatcatgagatacAGCCGAAGCCGTCAAAACCTAATAATCGCACTCGgatcatgcccatttttcTGCGTTCAAATCGCCGCGCGGttacccccccatcccgatgcccccggttCGCTGGTCCCGTGGGACGAAACGGAACCGGAATCGAAAGCCCcgatcatgagttacggccccttctttgcggcccccgaggccgtgcgctatagccccccgggTTGGGGTGGACAAAAtatccgacccgacccgatcctATCCGAAAAATTTCaggttcggatcggatcgggtggGGAACAAAACCCGATCGGATGAAATTGTCTCAACCCGATCAGATCATGATCGGGTCGGGTGAAACCCGATCCAATCcgaaaacccgatcgggttgagacaaaaacaaattggacaaatacaaaattacaaatcacAGAATACAATTATACAAATACACAGTACGCACATGACTGATGACACACTCACAATCACTGAATCAGTAAAGAATACTGATCACATCTCACAGACTCACAGTGTCACAGACTCACGCCTCACGGATTTACACTGTTACAGTAATTCACAAATTCACAATTCAGTAATTCACTCCAAACTATTCAGTATTCACCGCAACAAAGCACTTCAGTaattcacaaagaaattaagaaaagaacaCAAGAAAAGTAACAACTCACAAACCCTCACGGCCTCACTCACTCAGACACTCACCAGTCACCGCCACGGTATCACAAAGACACAAACCCTCACTGTCACACACAAAATCAACATCACTGAAACCAGCACTAAAGCCGTCAAGCACAAGCAGCCAACCCACACCCATTCACCCATTCACCCAAGCAGCCAACCCACCACATGCAGCAACCACTGCTGAGAACGACCCCAACCGAAGCCGAAGCTGATTCGTGAAGATCGTGACCCGATCGGGTCCGATTGAAGATCCACCCGGCAAGCTGCCTCCGATCCACTCAAGTCTCCACCATTGGCATTCACGGGTCACGGGCTCACGGCTGTTGAGTGTTGACATCCGGCCACCACACCCATTCACGGTCACGCCTCACGGGTCACGGACTCACGACTCCAGTCTCAAAAGGCAATAGGTCTCTTCAGTCTTCACTCTCTGTTTTGGAAGTTGGGAGTTGGAACTTGGAATTGGAAGTTTGGAACTTGGAATTGGAAGTTTGGAACTTGAAGCCCGAACCAAATAAGCAAATCCGGCTTTTGAACTTGTTTAAGTGATGGTATATctgtatataatatataattatatatgcattaatgattaattataattgttattttttatatgttatttgaGAAATGTTAATTGTAACTTTGtatgttaattatatattgttaaatgttatcaataaaatgaaaataatccagcattaattttctgttacttattaataattgattttttgtatgaatagtaatgttagattaaaaattaaaattaaatattatgttacaatataaattataattatatatgtcataTGATATGTGTATTTGTAGAAtagtttcaacttcaacaaaaaattaaccaatttaATTGCAGtagtttcaagtttcaacttcaacaaataattaatcaatttaattaattgcatgataaccaataagtaaatattaaatgGTTAAGTACATATAATGTGGGCATAATAAGAATGAAGAATTTAAGATACGgatatgtaattaatattatattattttggccAATGGATAAttagaaattagaaattaaataattacattaatttcttggttttcttttatggaatatgcatcttgaattcttgatcatatataaacattatggtggaaaattagaaatatcaatttcaaaaagtttcataaaattaaattaacaattatttgaatcaatttgtaatactaactattaagtagatttttttaatagtctttttgtgttttaatttatgaattaatgattaataattatttatttgtatgttTAGATGTCTGGACACTCAAGATCGAATTCAATAAGTGATGATGACAATCAAAGTGTTCAAATGGAAGGAACTCAAAAGGCAAAGCGGAAAAGACCAGCGATGAAGAAAAGATCTGCGACGTGGAATCATTTTACTTTGCTCGAGGACAATCCAAACAAATGCAAGTGCAACTATTGTGGTAGACAATATCAATGTCATTCAAGGCGTGATGGGATTACAAATATGAGAAATCATATACTAGCTTGCCTTGCATACAAGACATTCCGGGAACAATAAGAGGGAAGTCAACAAAACTTGACAACTGAGGGTGGGGAAGGAAATGCAAGTAATATGGTTTTGGCTAAAGGGTGAAGTCAAGACGCTTGTAGAAGGGCAGTCACCAAAATGATCATTATGGGTGAGTTGCCACTTAGTTTTGTGGATAACAAAGGGTTCAGGCATTTCTGTAGTGTAGCCATTCCACAGTTTGTTATGCCATCTCGGAGAACTGTTGGTAGGGATgttatggatttatttttggaagaaaAGATAATGTTGAAGCGTttgatttgcaacaacaaacaACGAGTGTCTCTTACCACTGATTTATGGACTTCTGTTTAAAACATGAGCTACATGGTGATCACAgctcattttattgatagtgaCTGGTGTTTGAACAGAAGGATTATTAGTTTCAGTGTGATTGAAGATCATAGAGGGAAAACGATCGGTAAAAAGATTGTAGCTTGTTTACAAGATTGAGGGATAGAGAGGCTGTTTGCAATAACTGTTGATAATGCCAGTACAAATGATGTTGCTGTTAATTATGTGACTATGCAATTACTTGCTTGGAGGAATGATGATGCAATTGTATTGGCGGGTCAGTATATGCATGTGCGTTGTTGTGCACATATTTTAAACTTGATTGTTGTTTCGGGGTTGAATGAATTGCATGCTAGTGTTGCCGCCATCCGGAATGCTGTGAAGTATGTGAGATCCTCCACAACGAGGCTACAGACATTTAAACAGTGTGCTCAACAAGTGAAATGTCCAAATGGAACGGTTGTCTTGGATTGTCCTActaggtggaattccacctatTTAATGTTGATCACTGCGTTGAAGTTTCAAGCAGCATTTGATAGAATGGCAGAGGTGGATAAACCGTATGATGTATATTTTCTcgagaaagaaaataacgtTAAGTGGGTGGGCCTGCCTGGACCTGAGGATTGGGAGAGTGCAAGGCGAATTGTGAAGTTTTTGAAGGTATTTTATGATGCCACATTGTTATTTTCTGCTTCTTTGAGTGTGACTTCTAATCTTTGTTATGATACCATTGGCTTAATTGAGAGCTCATTGACTGCATTAGAGGGAAGTAGAGATTCTTGGGTGGTGGCTATGGCTTATCAAATGAGggaagaatttgataaatattgggAGTCTTCAgggaagataaataaaatgttgattGTTGCCTCTATTCTTGATCCACGAGCTAAAATGGACTTTGCCAAACATATTTTTGGGATAATTTTTGCCAATGATAGTTGGAAAGTTGAAGAAATGACCAAAGCAGTGAAAGATTTGTTGAATGAGCTTTATGATGCATATAGTGCAATGTGCTCTAGTTCCACACCATCGATGTGTAGTGAGAGTGTTCCTAGCGGCAGCTATGGTGGTACAAGTTATTCTCCTTATTTTACAACTGAGGTTGGTTTGCCGGAGGGTCCTAGTGGTGATAGTGATGACATTTTCCGAGTTTCTCGCCCTTTCTTTGAGTATGCTCAGAAAGTGTTTGTTCAGAATGAGGGCAAGAGAGTAGTATTTGAGGTGGAACGATATTTGAGTGACCCAGTTGAAGATCCGAGCAATCTTAAGCTCAATGTTTTGCTTTGGTGGAAGGTTAATGGATCGAAGTATCCGATATTAGAGAAAATTGCAAGGGATGTCCTCGCCGTTCCTGTTTCCACAGTGGCATCTGAATCTGCCTTTAGCACAGGGCGTCGCGTCATTGACGAATATCGGAGTTCTTTGACCCCTTGTATGGTTGAGGCATTGATATGTACCGAAAATTGGTTACAAGTTAAACTTTTTGCTAATCCTGTCTACAACCTTCAGGAAGATATTAAAGAGCAGATATTCCATATGGAGCTACAAAAAggtaatatttttctcatacTTTATAAAGTTAAgatgtattaataattataaatagcATCTACATGTACTTAAGTTATTtactaatttcatttttttttgacattttaaagAGTTTGTAAGATCACAAGCTTCAACGGTGGAAACAGTGAGCGCTGATATGGGTGTTATGGATATTTGAAAGGTAattcttaatatatattattatttataatttcatattatatgtttagGTTGTAATTTACACTATAATAATAGACAATAGTTgttatagttttaatttttaagttttaattcaaattgtaatattataattgtttcatttattttagacACAATGAAATTGCTGGAATGGTATTACTTAGGAATTAggattattatgaaatttactTGGTGATGAATGCCATGAAATAAGCCacaatttacttaattttttttccttatatttAATCAAGTATACACATGAATTGggcatatgtgtttatgtttaatGTCCCTTTATTTGTAATGCGGCTTAAAGAAAGTAGTTAAACGGttatcatatattattttttcaatttttccctAGGGGATATATGCTTCAATTCTTCAACTTGCagtagaagaaattgaagttaaaaGTTGTCAAAGTGCTTGCGAGGAACAATAGAGCCGTGGAGGAAGTTGATCTAGATTTACATTTAAACTTTGTTgtgttttggattttggaactttgtcatttgtgttttggaaaatggaaactatttaattatgtttaattttgtgttcTAAAGATTAATGTTTAGATTTTAGAATTGGACATTGCGCTTTGGATGAagactattaaatttaaactttgtgttaattttaattttatgctttgtgttcatttttaattttgaatcatttgaatttaattctatagtagttttctttttttgttggttgaaATGAATGGATGGATGAATGAGGGAGGACAAGGAAGGTGGGAGAGAAATGTCTTAGTTAGCAAGGTGACAAGAGTGGAAAAGAAACCAATTGAAAAATTCTGAGAAAAAATGAAGACTAGAATCCAGCTTAGATTATTTGGAATTTTGGATACCatgcatatattatttttcctgaTTTGACTGTGTAAAGTTTTGGTTATAGGATGCACATGATAACGTGGTCATGAAAACTTGATTAAGAGTTTGATGCAATCAAATCTActttaatgattatttatcATCACGTTATTCTAACAATGAAATTTCAGAGCttgcatattttctttcttcactgGCTCTATTTCTGACACATTGGGCAAGCTGAAGGAATTGCAATTCCTGTATGATCATTTCCCCAactattatttgaataattatttagtgTCGTTCATTGCAATTCCTGTATGATCaatgactttttattttttattttatatgatagCTTGCAATCCCTGGTGTGTGTTGATAGTGCCTTACATGAatacaaaaatgaataattttttttttttggggctaAATTTGTATTGACAATTGACAAATTCTGCAAGTGCACAAGCCACAAATGCTCGTTTTATAAAGGACATGCACGTTCATGTTGTTATTGCCAAAATGAACACAaacctaatttattttaatatgaacaAAATTGTTGTAAGCATGCTTGGTGCAAGATTCATTATGAGCCTCATAATCAACAAcacaaaatagaaaagataatttcatgtgacttttacaatatttccAGCACCAAAACCCCTCAggaaaaaatacaataaaattataataaattaatttcctaaTTTCACCTCCCCAATtgccaaattaattataacacGAATTGACCCGAATTGATCTGAATAACCCGAATTTAACCTGAATCCGAATTAACCTGAATCCGATCCGATTACACCCGACCCGAATTAACCCGAATTCATCCGAATAACCCGAATTTAATACGAACCCGAATTAACCCGCAttcgatccgatccgaactcCACCCGCCTTTttaacccgatccgatccgatccaaATTTAATTCGGATCGAATCGGATCGGGTTATACGTTCGGGTGGAGTTCGGATCGATTTTTATCCAACCCGACCAacccgaaacccgatcgggttgatccGAACCCGACTCGAACCCGATTTTGCACACCTCTAcccccgggccaccccccCGCCGGCTACACCCGCCCGAACCCCACCGAACACCCCcgccgcctcccgatcccgcccTGCGGTCCTCCCCGGGGGCCGAAACAGGCGAAACCGGCAAAACCGCCCCgatcatgcccatttttcggcgttcaaaccgccgcgcagctacccccccatcccgatgccctcGGACCCCTGGTTCCGTGGGACCAGACAGAAACAGAATTGGAGacccggatcatgagatacgGCCGAAACCGTCAAAACCTACTAAGCGCACCCCgatcatgcccatttttcggcgttcaaaccaccgcgcggctacccccccgTCCCGATGCCCCTGGACCGCTGGTCCCGTGGGACGAAACGGAACCAGAATCGGAGGCCCCGATCATGAGTTATGGCCCCTTCTTTGCGGCCCCTGAGGCCTtgcgctatagccccccgggccacccccccgccggccgcacccgcccgaaccccaccgaacgcccccgccgcctcccgatcccgccccGTGGTCCTCCCAGGCGGCCGAAACTGGCGAAACCGGCAAAACCGCCCCgatcatgcccatttttcAGCGTTAAAACCGCCGCACGGGTACCCCCTTATCCCAATGCCCCTGgacccctggtcccgtgggaccagacggaaacggaatcggaggcccggatcatgagatacgGCCGAAACCGTGAAAAACTACTAAGCGCACCCCgatcatgcccatttttcggcgttcaaaccgccgcgcggctacccccctTCCCGTCCCGATGCCGGCAGACCTCTGGTCCCGTGGGACGAAACGGAACCGGAATCGGAGGCCCcgatcatgagttacggcccctTCTTTGCAGCCCCCAAGGCCGTGGGCTATAGCCCCACGGGCAACCCCCCCGCCGGCCGTACCCACCCGAACCCCACTGAACGCCCCcgccgcctcccgatcccgcTCCACGGTCCCCATCGGGGCATGAACCGCCCCCCGGGGGGTCGAAACCGGCGAAACCGGCGAAACCTCCCCGATCACGCCCATTTTTTGGGGTTCAAACCGCCccgcggctacccccccatcccgatacccccggacccctggtcCTGTGGGACcagacggaaacggaatcggaggcccggatcatgagatacgGCCGAAACCGTCAAAACCTACTAAGCGCACCCCgatcatgcccatttttcggcgttcaaaccgccgcgcggctacccccccgTCCCGATACCCCCGGACCGGTGGTCCCGTGGGATGAAACGGAACCGGAATCGGAGCCTCCGATCGGGGTCGGCGGGGGGGTGGTccggggggctatagcgcacggcctcgggggccgcaaagaaggGGCCATAACTCATGATCGGGGCCTCCGATTCCGGTTCTGTTTCGTCCCACGGGACCAGCGGTCCGGGGGCATCGAGATGGGGGGGTAGCTGCGTGGCGGTTTGGAAaccgaaaaatgggcatgatcGGGGTGCGCTTAGTAGGTTTTGACGGTTTCGGCCGTATCTCCTGATCCGGACCTCCGATTCCGGTTTCGTTTCGTCCCACGGTACCAACAGtacgggggcatcgggatggggggtaGTCGCGCGGCGGTGTGAaggccgaaaaatgggcatgatcGGGGTGCGCTTAGTAGGTTTTGACGGTTTCAGCcgtatctcatgatccgggcctccAATTCCGTTTCCGTCTGGTCCCACGGGTTCAGGGGTCTAGGGGCATTGGGATCAGGAGGCGGCGAGGGCGTTCGGGGGGGTTCGGGCTGGTGCggcccggggggctatagcgcacggcctcgggggccgcaaagaaggGGCCGTAACACATGATTGTTGCCTTTCATTCCGATTCCGTTTTGTCCCACGTGACCAGCGGTCCGGGgccatcgggatggggggcagccgcgcggcggtttgaacgccaaAAAATGGGCATGATCGGGGTGCGCTTAGTAGGTTTTGACGGTTTCGGCAGTATCTCTTGATCCGGGCCTCTGATTTCGTTTCTGTCTGGTCCCACGGGACCAAGtgtccgggggcatcgggatggggcggtagccgcgcggcggttttaACCCCGAAAAGTGGGCATGATCGGGGCGGTTTTGCCGGTTTCGGCTCCCCGGGGGGCGGTTCATGCCCCGGCGGGGACCGCggggcgggatcgggaggcggcgGGGGCGTTCGGCGGGGGcgttagggtttagggtttagggtttagggtttagggtttagggtttagggtttagggtttagggtttagggtttagggtttagggtttagggtttagggtttagggggtttagggtttagggtttagggtttagggtttagggtttagggtttagggtttagggtttagggtttagggtttagggtttttagggtttagggtttagggtttagggtttttagggtttagggtttagggtttagggtttagggtttagggtttagggtttttggGGTTTGGGGTTAAGGGTTTGGgttttttagggtttagggttttgggtttagggtttagggtttagggtttagggtttagggtttagggtttttagggtttagggtttagggtttagggtttagggtttagggtttagggtttagggtttagggtttagggttttagggtttagggtttagggtttagggtttagggtttagggtttagggtttagggtttagggtttagggtttagggtttagggtttagggtttagggt
It contains:
- the LOC127903140 gene encoding zinc finger BED domain-containing protein RICESLEEPER 2-like codes for the protein MQLLAWRNDDAIVLAGQYMHVRCCAHILNLIVVSGLNELHASVAAIRNAVKYVRSSTTRLQTFKQCAQQVKCPNGTVVLDCPTRWNSTYLMLITALKFQAAFDRMAEVDKPYDVYFLEKENNVKWVGLPGPEDWESARRIVKFLKVFYDATLLFSASLSVTSNLCYDTIGLIESSLTALEGSRDSWVVAMAYQMREEFDKYWESSGKINKMLIVASILDPRAKMDFAKHIFGIIFANDSWKVEEMTKAVKDLLNELYDAYSAMCSSSTPSMCSESVPSGSYGGTSYSPYFTTEVGLPEGPSGDSDDIFRVSRPFFEYAQKVFVQNEGKRVVFEVERYLSDPVEDPSNLKLNVLLWWKVNGSKYPILEKIARDVLAVPVSTVASESAFSTGRRVIDEYRSSLTPCMVEALICTENWLQVKLFANPVYNLQEDIKEQIFHMELQKEFVRSQASTVETVSADMGVMDI